From the genome of Pseudomonas sp. Teo4, one region includes:
- a CDS encoding nitroreductase: MKDATEHLTHNPDADLLKRLLSGRSTCRAYRPDAVPQAVIEDMVDIARRTPSWCNTQPWQVLVTSGQSTEAFREALMARAMTHTETDSDIPFPEAYRDVYADRRREAGFKLYEALGIARGDKERYAQQSLENFRMFGAPHVAILTTRADLGPYAAVDCGGFISAFLLAAQAHGVATAPQAALARHARFIREYFGIGDDRHMVCGISFGYADTEHPVNSFRTNRASLAEVLRIV; encoded by the coding sequence ATGAAAGACGCAACCGAACACCTCACCCACAACCCCGATGCCGACTTGCTCAAGCGCCTGCTCAGCGGCCGTTCCACCTGTCGGGCGTACCGCCCGGATGCCGTCCCTCAGGCCGTGATCGAGGATATGGTCGACATTGCGCGGCGCACGCCATCGTGGTGCAACACCCAGCCATGGCAGGTGCTGGTGACCTCCGGGCAAAGTACCGAGGCGTTTCGCGAGGCGTTGATGGCGCGGGCGATGACGCACACTGAGACCGACTCGGACATTCCGTTTCCGGAGGCGTATCGGGATGTGTATGCAGACCGTCGGCGTGAAGCAGGTTTCAAACTGTACGAAGCACTGGGCATCGCCCGTGGCGACAAGGAACGCTATGCCCAGCAGAGCCTGGAAAACTTCCGGATGTTCGGCGCCCCCCATGTCGCCATCCTCACCACCCGCGCCGACCTTGGGCCTTACGCGGCAGTGGATTGCGGTGGTTTCATCTCTGCCTTCCTGTTGGCGGCCCAGGCCCACGGCGTGGCGACGGCGCCACAGGCGGCGCTGGCCCGTCATGCACGCTTCATTCGCGAGTATTTCGGCATCGGTGATGACCGCCATATGGTCTGCGGCATCTCTTTCGGTTACGCCGATACCGAGCATCCGGTGAACAGCTTCCGCACCAACCGAGCCTCGCTGGCCGAGGTGCTGCGCATCGTTTGA
- a CDS encoding alpha/beta fold hydrolase, giving the protein MAGSATTATRRRLPGTPQPTQHWQGGEGLVLAGDSWGDPAGPLVILLHGGGQTRHAWGATGKLLAAAGCHAIALDARGHGDSQWSPSGDYSTDAMVQDLKAVIASHGGRPPVLIGASMGGITSLVGVGEGRIEARALILVDVVPRCEASGVARIKAFMQQHDNGFASLDEVAEAISRYQPQRRKPASTQGLVKNLRGAPDGRLHWHWDPRYLDTPLDLVARYERLSDCARQLRLPTLLVRGAQSDVVSQEGLQDFLTLCPHAEHLSVADARHMVAGDRNDAFGKAAWDFLSRHLLLGASAS; this is encoded by the coding sequence ATGGCAGGTTCAGCAACCACGGCGACACGCAGGCGATTGCCCGGCACCCCACAGCCCACGCAGCATTGGCAGGGCGGGGAGGGGCTTGTCCTGGCGGGAGACAGCTGGGGCGACCCGGCGGGGCCGCTGGTGATTTTGCTGCACGGTGGCGGGCAGACCCGTCATGCCTGGGGCGCTACCGGCAAGTTGCTGGCTGCTGCCGGGTGTCATGCCATTGCACTGGATGCCCGCGGGCATGGCGATTCGCAGTGGAGCCCCAGTGGCGACTACAGCACTGACGCCATGGTGCAGGACCTCAAAGCGGTGATCGCCAGCCACGGTGGGCGACCGCCAGTGCTCATCGGCGCATCCATGGGCGGTATCACCAGCCTTGTCGGTGTCGGCGAAGGTCGGATCGAGGCCCGTGCGCTGATTCTGGTGGACGTGGTGCCACGCTGCGAGGCGTCGGGTGTGGCCCGTATCAAGGCGTTCATGCAACAGCACGACAACGGCTTCGCTTCGCTGGATGAGGTCGCCGAAGCAATCAGCCGCTACCAGCCGCAACGGCGCAAGCCGGCCAGTACCCAGGGGCTGGTGAAGAACCTTCGAGGCGCGCCCGATGGCCGCCTGCACTGGCACTGGGATCCGCGTTACCTGGATACGCCTCTTGACCTGGTGGCGCGTTACGAACGCTTGTCCGACTGTGCCCGGCAACTGCGCCTGCCGACGCTGCTGGTGCGTGGCGCCCAGTCCGACGTGGTCTCGCAGGAGGGGCTGCAAGACTTCCTGACCTTGTGCCCGCACGCCGAGCACCTGAGTGTCGCCGATGCGCGGCACATGGTGGCAGGTGACCGCAACGACGCTTTCGGAAAGGCCGCCTGGGACTTCCTGAGCCGGCATCTGCTGCTTGGCGCCAGCGCAAGCTGA
- a CDS encoding CoA ester lyase has protein sequence MASTTIKPIRSMMFVPGNKPNMIEKAAGAKADALILDLEDSVPADLKVEARGIVKSKIAWLAEQKQRIWVRINRSAHLYDFDDILAVVSPLVEGIVISKPCGPEDIHTVSSMLAEAEYRAGVPVGHTLVIPLLETARSLQLAYEIAQHERVPAIVGATAKNADVARALKTVWSLEGRETQYLKSRIVMAARAAGKLPIGGVWQQVHDLEGLKVSSANDRQLGMSGELVLHPSNIEIVNRTYSPTEEEVALYQGMIDALEKAQAEGRASCIYDGEHIDIAHAKTAREVIELARAFNH, from the coding sequence ATGGCTTCCACTACCATCAAACCGATCCGCTCGATGATGTTCGTGCCCGGCAACAAGCCGAACATGATCGAGAAGGCTGCCGGCGCCAAGGCCGATGCACTGATCCTCGACCTGGAGGACAGCGTGCCGGCGGACCTGAAGGTCGAGGCCCGCGGTATCGTCAAGTCCAAGATCGCCTGGCTGGCCGAGCAAAAACAGCGCATCTGGGTGCGTATCAACCGTAGCGCCCACCTGTACGACTTCGATGACATCCTCGCCGTGGTCAGCCCGTTGGTCGAAGGCATCGTCATCTCCAAGCCGTGCGGCCCCGAGGACATCCACACCGTCTCGTCCATGCTGGCCGAGGCGGAATACCGGGCCGGCGTACCGGTCGGTCATACCCTGGTCATCCCGCTGCTGGAAACCGCCCGCTCCCTGCAGTTGGCTTACGAGATCGCCCAGCACGAGCGCGTGCCGGCCATCGTTGGCGCCACCGCCAAGAACGCCGATGTGGCCCGTGCGCTGAAGACCGTGTGGTCGCTGGAAGGCCGCGAGACCCAGTACCTCAAGTCGCGCATCGTCATGGCCGCCCGCGCCGCCGGCAAGTTGCCGATCGGTGGTGTATGGCAGCAGGTGCACGACCTGGAAGGCCTGAAGGTGTCTTCGGCCAACGACCGCCAGCTGGGCATGAGCGGCGAACTGGTGTTGCACCCGTCCAACATCGAGATCGTCAACCGCACCTACAGCCCCACCGAAGAAGAAGTGGCCCTCTACCAGGGAATGATCGACGCCCTGGAAAAAGCCCAGGCCGAAGGCCGTGCCTCATGCATCTACGACGGTGAGCACATCGACATCGCCCACGCCAAGACCGCCCGCGAAGTCATCGAACTCGCTCGCGCCTTCAATCACTGA
- a CDS encoding MaoC family dehydratase: MAGLYFEEFKPGMVIEHAIRRTVTETDNILFSAMTYNCAPLHIDAEYSANTFYGQRLVNSMFLLALVAGITVYETTLGTTLGNLGFGEIAFPKPTFHGDTIRVQTEIVDTRLSKSRNDSGIVTFKHVAKNQRDEVVCTAVRTGLMMLRPTAQA, translated from the coding sequence ATGGCCGGACTTTACTTCGAAGAATTCAAGCCGGGGATGGTGATCGAGCATGCCATTCGCCGTACCGTGACCGAGACGGACAACATCCTGTTCTCGGCCATGACCTACAACTGCGCGCCGCTGCACATCGATGCCGAGTACAGCGCCAATACCTTCTATGGCCAGCGCCTGGTCAACAGCATGTTCCTGCTGGCCCTGGTGGCCGGGATCACCGTGTACGAAACGACCCTCGGCACCACCTTGGGCAACCTGGGCTTTGGCGAAATCGCCTTCCCCAAGCCAACCTTCCACGGCGACACCATCCGCGTGCAGACCGAGATCGTCGACACCCGCCTGTCCAAGAGCCGCAACGACTCCGGTATCGTCACCTTCAAGCACGTGGCCAAGAACCAGCGCGATGAAGTCGTCTGTACGGCGGTGCGCACCGGCCTGATGATGCTGCGCCCGACCGCGCAGGCTTGA
- a CDS encoding acyl-CoA dehydrogenase family protein, whose protein sequence is MDYQLTADQRAIVDAAEKICANFPLEYWRNKDKNHAFPHEFFEAVARDGWLGICMPENVGGANLGVTEAALFMRTVAECGGQAAASTIHMNIFGLQPVVHFGTEAQKQAWLPPFARGEHKACFAVTEPDTGLDTTKLRCVARKQADGNYILSGKKVFISTAQVADHMLILARTTPIEEVKKHSEGLSLFYTKLDRNYVDIREIDKLGRAAVDTNELFIDNMPLSKDSLIGEEGKGLSYIFHGMNAERVLVSAEQIGIGRAVLKLATQYAKERVVFGRQIGMNQGVQHPLARNWAELEAANHMIFAAADLYDKGLPCGSEANAAKLLASEACMQACQTSILTHGGFGYAKEYHVERFMREAWIGYIAPVTPQLILSNIAERKLGLPKSY, encoded by the coding sequence ATGGATTACCAACTCACAGCCGACCAGCGGGCCATCGTCGATGCCGCAGAGAAGATCTGCGCCAACTTTCCGCTCGAATACTGGCGCAACAAGGACAAGAACCACGCGTTTCCCCATGAGTTCTTCGAAGCCGTGGCCCGTGATGGCTGGCTGGGGATCTGCATGCCGGAAAACGTCGGCGGCGCCAACCTGGGCGTGACCGAGGCCGCCTTGTTCATGCGCACCGTCGCCGAATGCGGCGGTCAGGCGGCAGCCTCGACCATCCACATGAATATCTTCGGCCTGCAGCCTGTCGTGCATTTTGGCACCGAGGCGCAGAAACAGGCCTGGCTGCCACCCTTCGCCCGTGGCGAACACAAGGCCTGCTTCGCGGTCACCGAGCCGGACACCGGCCTGGACACCACCAAGCTGCGTTGCGTGGCCAGAAAGCAAGCCGATGGCAACTACATCCTTTCGGGCAAGAAGGTGTTCATCTCCACCGCCCAGGTCGCCGACCACATGCTGATCCTGGCGCGCACCACGCCGATCGAAGAGGTCAAGAAGCACAGCGAAGGCCTGAGCCTGTTCTACACCAAGCTCGATCGCAACTACGTCGATATCCGTGAAATCGACAAGCTCGGCCGCGCCGCCGTGGACACCAACGAGCTGTTCATCGACAACATGCCGCTGTCCAAGGATTCGCTGATCGGCGAAGAAGGCAAAGGCTTGAGCTACATCTTCCACGGCATGAACGCCGAGCGGGTACTGGTTTCCGCCGAGCAGATCGGCATCGGCCGCGCCGTGCTCAAACTGGCCACCCAATACGCCAAGGAACGCGTGGTGTTCGGCCGGCAGATCGGCATGAACCAGGGCGTGCAGCATCCACTGGCGCGCAACTGGGCCGAACTGGAAGCGGCCAACCACATGATTTTCGCCGCCGCCGACCTGTACGACAAAGGCCTGCCCTGTGGCTCCGAGGCCAATGCCGCCAAGCTGCTGGCATCGGAGGCGTGCATGCAGGCCTGCCAGACCTCGATTCTCACCCATGGCGGCTTCGGCTACGCCAAGGAGTACCACGTCGAGCGTTTCATGCGCGAAGCCTGGATCGGCTACATCGCACCGGTCACGCCGCAACTGATTCTGTCGAACATCGCCGAGCGCAAGCTCGGGCTGCCGAAGTCCTACTAA